The following are from one region of the Corylus avellana chromosome ca1, CavTom2PMs-1.0 genome:
- the LOC132186429 gene encoding putative disease resistance protein At3g14460 — protein sequence MGGIGKTTLAQLVYKDKRVKEHFHLQAWVCVSDEFDVLKLTKTILEEVGSSTNTDSNNLNLLQLTLNEKLMDKKFLIVLDDVWNENYVDWEMLSKPFKSGAPGSTVIVTTRNDDVASIMRTIPTHRLNTLLEEDCWSLFAKHAFLDGIFDARPELEAIGRQIVKKCEGLPLAAKTIGALLRSKLDVDEWQKILKSELWDSPIDKTNILPALRLSYKYLPQQLKQCFAYCSIFPKDYVLEKDQVVLLWMAEGFLEETRNKGMEEVGEDYFLALASRSLFEQSSGNKSGLIMHDLVNDLAKFVSGQFTFRLEVDNSQEILNKTRHLSYLRKRYNNFKKFEALYKSTRLHTFLPLKLSPSSSYYFLTEKVPLDLLPNLSSLRVLSLSHHYNRIELPESIGKLKHLRYLNLSFTKIIRLPDSICKLYNLQTLNLSSCEGLSVLPRDVWKLVNLRHLDITGTIIKEMPMQLSRLKCLRTLTKFFISKHSGACIEELGKLSNLRGRLSILELQNVVSPEDALKACLKERKYLEELVLEWNALDTNISECQRFVLDNLRPHHNLKSLTINNYGAKTFPDWIGHHSFLNTVSLRLESCRHCCNLPPLGRLPSLRYLSIVGFEEVVKVDREFYGSDSSSAKPFEALKVLRYEQMLKWEEWTSFGAENEGGPFPQLEELYISLCPKLTGELPIHLPSLAKLEILECPQLAASLPRAPSLHELYFKNINEVQLKELPTGLQKLKIEGFEALESLPQGLVDSNGCLQKLTIKKCMKLEFPTHFSSLETLKLDNCDSLKSFPLDLFSKLYKINISGCTNLGSFTASEQHGRDLVTLHIHISNCPNFVSFPKEGIRAPNLKSFWVQKCESLRSLPEKMHILLPSLEKFAITDCPEVELLPKGGFPSNLQILNVEYCEKLFASRMEWGLQKLSSIRRLYIGSKSEDVVSFPEPGLMPSCLTSLSFYGFPNMKSLDKKGLQHLTSLQKLSVNDCPKLKYMPKEVLPASLSIIRIYSCPLLRKWWQSKKGKERRKIPDVDNVIFDWEVYIG from the coding sequence ATGGGAGGAATTGGCAAGACCACCCTTGCTCAACTTGTGTACAAGGACAAGAGGGTGAAGGAGCATTTTCACCTTCAAGCATGGGTTTGTGTTTCGGATGAATTTGACGTGTTAAAGCTTACAAAAACAATTTTAGAAGAAGTAGGTTCGTCTACTAATACTGATAGtaataatctaaatttgcttcAACTTACACTAAATGAGAAATTGATGGACAAGAAATTTCTAATAGTTCTAGATGATGTTTGGAATGAGAATTATGTTGATTGGGAGATGTTAAGTAAGCCATTTAAATCTGGGGCACCTGGAAGTACGGTCATTGTAACTACACGCAATGACGATGTTGCATCAATCATGCGCACTATTCCAACTCACCGTCTAAATACGTTACTGGAAGAAGATTGTTGGTCACTATTTGCAAAACATGCATTCCTCGATGGCATCTTTGATGCACGTCCAGAGCTAGAAGCAATTGGTAGACAAATTGTGAAAAAGTGTGAAGGCCTACCTTTAGCAGCCAAGACGATTGGGGCTCTCCTGCGATCTAAACTAGATGTGGATGAATGGCAGAAGATATTGAAGAGCGAACTATGGGATTCGCCAATCGACAAGACAAACATTCTTCCAGCTTTAAGATTAAGTTACAAATATCTTCCCCAACAATTAAAGCAATGTTTTGCTTATTGTTCAATATTTCCCAAGGAttatgttttagaaaaagatcAAGTAGTCCTATTATGGATGGCAGAAGGTTTCTTAGAAGAAACTAGAAACAAAGGAATGGAAGAGGTTGGTGAAGACTACTTCCTTGCTTTGGCATCAAGATCATTGTTTGAACAATCAAGTGGCAACAAATCAGGTCTTATAATGCATGATCTTGTCAACGACTTGGCAAAATTTGTTTCTGGACAATTTACCTTTAGACTGGAGGTTGACAATTCTCAAGAAATTTTGAACAAGACTCGCCATTTGTCATATTTAAGAAAACGATATAACAACTTTAAGAAGTTTGAGGCACTTTACAAGTCTACTCGATTGCACACATTCTTGCCATTGAAGTTGTCACCATCAAGTAGTTACTACTTCTTAACAGAAAAAGTACCACTTGACTTATTGCCAAATCTAAGCTCATTGCGGGTGCTCTCTCTATCTCACCATTATAATAGGATTGAGTTGCCTGAATCAATTGGCAAACTTAAGCATTTACGTTATTTGAACCTTTCTTTCACTAAAATTATAAGGTTGCCTGATTCTATATGTAAGTTGTACAATTTGCAAACATTGAATTTATCAAGTTGTGAAGGTCTTTCTGTATTACCAAGAGATGTGTGGAAACTTGTTAATTTACGTCATCTTGATATTACTGGAACTATCATAAAGGAGATGCCAATGCAGTTGAGTAGACTAAAATGCCTACGAACATTAACTAAATTTTTCATCAGCAAACATAGTGGGGCTTGCATTGAAGAGTTGGGAAAACTGTCAAATCTCCGAGGAAGGCTTTCTATTTTAGAGCTCCAAAATGTTGTATCTCCTGAGGATGCTTTGAAAGCATGCTTGAAAGAAAGGAAGTACCTTGAGGAGTTGGTGTTGGAATGGAATGCATTAGATACTAATATTTCAGAATGTCAAAGATTTGTACTTGACAATCTTCGGCCTCATCATAACTTGAAAAGTCTCACTATCAACAACTATGGCGCTAAAACTTTTCCAGATTGGATAGGGCATCATTCATTCCTTAATACAGTGTCCCTTCGCTTAGAAAGCTGTAGACATTGTTGTAACTTGCCACCACTTGGGCGACTACCCTCTTTGAGGTACCTCTCTATTGTTGGGTTTGAAGAAGTAGTTAAAGTGGATCGTGAGTTTTATGGGAGCGATTCTTCATCGGCTAAGCCATTTGAAGCCTTGAAAGTTCTAAGGTACGAGCAAATGTTGAAGTGGGAGGAATGGACTTCTTTTGGTGCTGAAAATGAAGGTGGACCTTTTCCACAACTTGAAGAGCTTTATATTAGTTTATGCCCCAAGCTAACAGGAGAGCTGCCcatccatcttccttctttgGCCAAACTTGAAATTCTTGAATGTCCGCAGTTGGCTGCCTCACTCCCAAGGGCTCCTTCTTTGCACgaattgtattttaaaaatattaatgagGTTCAGTTAAAGGAATTGCCAACCGGACTACAGAAGCTCAAAATTGAAGGATTTGAAGCACTAGAGTCTCTTCCCCAAGGACTGGTGGACTCCAATGGCTGCCTTCAAAAGTTAACAATCAAAAAGTGTATGAAGTTAGAGTTCCCAACACACTTTTCATCCCTTGAAACGTTGAAGTTGGACAATTGTGATTCCCTCAAGTCATTTCCATTAGATTTATTCTCAAAGCTTTATAAAATCAACATCTCTGGGTGTACGAATCTGGGATCATTTACTGCTTCAGAACAACATGGACGTGATTTAGTGACCTTGCATATTCACATTAGCAATTGCCCGaattttgtatcttttccaAAAGAAGGAATTCGTGCCCCCAACCTTAAATCCTTTTGGGTACAAAAATGTGAAAGTCTGAGGTCACTGCCAGAGAAGATGCATATACTCCTCCCTTCTCTTGAAAAATTTGCTATAACCGATTGTCCAGAAGTTGAATTGTTACCTAAAGGGGGCTTTCCTTCCAATCTGCAAATTCTTAACGTTGAGTACTGTGAGAAACTCTTTGCTAGTCGGATGGAATGGGGTTTGCAAAAACTTTCGTCTATTAGACGTTTGTATATCGGTAGCAAATCTGAAGATGTGGTGTCTTTTCCAGAGCCAGGGTTGATGCCTTCTTGTTTGACTTCTCTTTCGTTCTATGGATTTCCAAATATGAAATCTTTGGACAAGAAAGGGCTTCAACACCTCACCTCTCTTCAAAAATTGTCGGTCAATGACTGCCCTAAGCTCAAGTACATGCCCAAAGAGGTGTTGCCTGCCTCGCTTTCAATTATACGTATCTATAGCTGCCCTTTGTTAAGGAAATGGTGGCAAagtaagaaaggaaaagaacgACGAAAGATTCCCGACGTCGATAACGTAATTTTTGATTGGGAAGTTTATATTGGTTGA